Proteins co-encoded in one Kribbella qitaiheensis genomic window:
- the ilvA gene encoding threonine ammonia-lyase IlvA has product MQGSNAAAHSGAETAARSTVDAAAIEAAVKRLDGVAIRTPLQRNHRLSERIGAEVWLKREDLQIGRSYKLRGAYNLIAQLDEVSKKAGVVCASAGNHGQGLAYSCHTLDVQGRVYVPRTTPRQKRDRIAALGGDQIQVVVTGDTYDDAAAAALAEATRTGATLVPAFDDPRTVAGQGTVAVELVGQLGRAPDVLVVPVGGGGLVAGVATWLAARHPGVRVVGVEPAGAASMAAALAAGEPVTLPHLDSFVDGAAVRRVGDSTLPLVSTAGVEMMSVPEGLVCSEMLELYQTDGLIAEPAGALSAAALGHGVEVKPGETVVCLLSGGNNDVSRYGEILERSLVHEGLKHYFLVTFPQEPGALRSFLDGVLGIDDDITLFEYVKRNNRETGVALVGLEIGRRTDLPGLLARMDAAPLTIERVNPDSPEFRYLI; this is encoded by the coding sequence ATGCAGGGCAGTAATGCAGCCGCACATTCGGGGGCTGAAACAGCGGCTCGATCGACCGTCGACGCGGCCGCGATCGAGGCCGCGGTCAAGCGTCTCGACGGGGTCGCGATCCGGACCCCCTTGCAGCGCAACCACCGGCTGTCGGAGCGAATCGGCGCGGAGGTCTGGCTGAAACGCGAAGACCTGCAGATCGGCCGCTCGTACAAACTGCGCGGCGCTTACAACCTGATTGCTCAACTGGACGAGGTTTCCAAAAAGGCCGGCGTCGTCTGTGCCAGTGCGGGCAATCACGGCCAAGGACTCGCGTATTCCTGTCACACGCTTGATGTTCAAGGCCGGGTCTACGTTCCCCGTACTACGCCGCGCCAGAAACGCGATCGGATAGCCGCTCTCGGCGGCGATCAAATCCAGGTGGTCGTGACCGGCGACACCTATGACGACGCGGCCGCGGCAGCGCTCGCCGAGGCGACCAGGACGGGGGCGACGCTGGTCCCCGCCTTCGACGACCCGCGAACCGTCGCCGGACAGGGCACCGTCGCCGTCGAGTTGGTCGGCCAACTAGGCCGCGCGCCCGACGTACTGGTGGTTCCGGTCGGCGGCGGCGGCCTCGTGGCCGGCGTGGCCACCTGGCTCGCCGCGCGGCACCCCGGCGTACGGGTGGTCGGTGTTGAGCCTGCGGGGGCAGCGAGCATGGCTGCGGCGTTGGCCGCGGGCGAGCCGGTCACCCTGCCGCACCTGGACAGCTTCGTGGACGGCGCCGCCGTACGGCGGGTCGGCGACTCGACGTTGCCGCTGGTGTCCACGGCCGGCGTGGAGATGATGTCGGTCCCCGAGGGGCTCGTGTGCTCGGAGATGCTGGAGCTGTACCAGACCGACGGCCTGATCGCCGAGCCCGCGGGCGCCTTGTCAGCGGCGGCATTGGGTCATGGCGTCGAGGTGAAGCCGGGCGAGACCGTGGTCTGCCTGCTGTCGGGTGGCAACAACGACGTCAGCCGGTACGGCGAGATCCTCGAGCGATCGCTGGTCCACGAGGGCCTGAAGCACTACTTCCTGGTCACCTTCCCGCAGGAGCCGGGCGCCCTGCGGTCGTTCCTCGACGGTGTCCTCGGAATCGACGACGACATCACCCTGTTCGAGTACGTGAAGCGCAACAACCGCGAGACCGGAGTCGCCCTGGTCGGGCTGGAGATCGGCCGCCGCACCGACCTGCCCGGTCTGCTCGCCCGGATGGACGCGGCCCCGCTCACCATCGAACGCGTCAACCCCGACTCCCCCGAGTTCCGCTACCTGATCTGA
- a CDS encoding HIRAN domain-containing protein — MESIPFSLWGDALWCGQEVVREAPHEQAIRSLFPDPIPARGADLDTDADLVPEPHNRFDPRSIAVRVQGKTVGYLPREDAHRYHPVLSELVGQGLQPQVPCHLWVSEWEPADWEGKTDGTEFHASVAVALGQPHMLVPVNLPPPGSYQLLPMGSGIVVPGSEVHPDVLAPLFRPEGECWAYATMHAIEEEDAFADRNRMVVEIRLDDEPVGRLSPRLSAEFLPAIHYLADMRAETAARVIVRGDGGASEVILYAARSHDLPATWPDGLTRSPVASPAWHYWAGKEAN, encoded by the coding sequence ATGGAATCGATTCCGTTCAGTCTGTGGGGAGACGCGCTGTGGTGTGGTCAGGAAGTCGTCCGGGAGGCTCCGCACGAGCAGGCGATCCGAAGCCTGTTTCCTGATCCCATTCCGGCTCGTGGCGCAGATCTGGACACGGACGCGGATCTCGTCCCGGAGCCGCACAACCGTTTCGACCCGCGCTCGATCGCGGTGCGGGTGCAAGGCAAGACCGTCGGCTATCTGCCAAGGGAGGATGCGCACAGATATCACCCTGTTCTGTCGGAACTGGTGGGTCAGGGTCTGCAACCACAGGTGCCGTGCCACCTGTGGGTCAGTGAGTGGGAGCCGGCCGACTGGGAGGGCAAGACCGACGGCACCGAGTTCCACGCCAGTGTCGCGGTCGCGCTCGGTCAGCCGCACATGCTGGTCCCGGTGAACCTGCCACCGCCGGGGAGCTACCAGCTGCTGCCGATGGGCAGCGGGATCGTCGTACCGGGCAGTGAGGTGCATCCGGACGTGCTGGCGCCGTTGTTCCGGCCGGAAGGCGAGTGCTGGGCGTACGCCACGATGCACGCCATCGAGGAAGAGGACGCCTTCGCCGACCGGAACAGGATGGTGGTGGAGATCAGGCTGGACGACGAACCCGTCGGCCGGCTCAGTCCCCGCCTCAGCGCCGAATTCCTGCCGGCCATCCACTACCTGGCCGACATGCGGGCCGAGACGGCCGCCCGGGTCATCGTTCGCGGCGACGGAGGAGCATCGGAGGTGATCTTGTACGCGGCCCGGAGTCACGACCTGCCGGCTACCTGGCCGGATGGTCTGACCCGATCCCCAGTCGCTTCTCCAGCGTGGCACTACTGGGCCGGTAAAGAGGCCAACTGA
- a CDS encoding MBL fold metallo-hydrolase translates to MTSLTILGTAAPYPLPDRPCSGYLLQGGGARVWVDAGPGSLAELLRHTSLDRLDAVWLSHLHLDHIGDLLNAYYALSYGHLPSRAVPLPVYAPAALATRLAGFFEQPDADFVSDVLDLQSLSDGHKLQLRGLTLTSRLVEHGIEAYGLRAQAEGASLAYSGDCTPCTALDELAADVDLLLCEADVDAPSTVHHTPEDAGSLARRAGVKRLVVTHVGPALSPEGATARAAEMFGGPTVCATVGETLSPW, encoded by the coding sequence CTGACCAGCCTGACGATCCTCGGTACTGCGGCCCCCTACCCGCTACCGGACCGCCCCTGCTCGGGTTATCTCCTGCAGGGCGGTGGCGCACGGGTCTGGGTGGACGCAGGGCCGGGTTCGCTGGCCGAGTTACTACGGCACACCTCGTTGGATCGACTGGACGCGGTCTGGTTGTCCCACTTGCACCTGGACCACATCGGCGACCTGCTGAATGCGTACTACGCCCTCAGCTACGGCCACCTGCCATCGCGGGCCGTGCCGCTCCCCGTCTATGCACCGGCAGCCCTTGCAACTCGCCTGGCCGGCTTCTTCGAGCAGCCGGACGCCGACTTCGTCAGCGACGTACTAGACCTCCAGTCGCTATCAGACGGCCACAAGCTGCAGCTACGGGGCCTCACGCTCACCAGCAGGCTGGTAGAGCACGGCATCGAGGCCTACGGGCTCCGAGCCCAGGCAGAGGGCGCCAGCCTGGCCTACTCGGGCGACTGCACGCCCTGTACTGCGCTGGACGAGCTGGCAGCGGACGTGGACCTACTGCTGTGCGAGGCGGATGTGGACGCGCCCAGCACGGTCCACCACACTCCAGAAGATGCCGGGTCGCTGGCCAGGCGTGCAGGAGTGAAGCGTCTGGTCGTCACCCATGTCGGACCGGCGTTGAGCCCGGAAGGGGCTACTGCGCGGGCCGCCGAGATGTTCGGCGGCCCCACAGTGTGTGCGACGGTCGGAGAGACCTTGAGTCCTTGGTAG
- a CDS encoding acetylxylan esterase, giving the protein MLSFELSYEELIAYQGTNPRPDDFDQYWEKGLAELGGIDPETAFEPATDFPLPFARAEHLYFNGTGGYRVHAKVIRPQNPTGPAVLMFHGYGGEQPKWVDLLPYAARGFTIAALDVREQVAFRTTSQQPNSFSLRNHLVEGLDDGPEGLLYRHVFLDTRRLADIIRALPEVDPARVATTGWSQGGGLSLVAAALTPEIKYAASVYPFLTDYRRAWDLNLDKDPYNEITTWFRKRDPRHLREEEVFTTLGYIDLQHLAPRIQAEVTLYVGLEDETCPPSTQYAAYNKITSAKEVRLYPDFGHDDLPGAMDEIYQQIGAKL; this is encoded by the coding sequence GTGCTTTCGTTCGAACTGTCGTACGAGGAACTGATCGCCTACCAGGGGACGAACCCCCGGCCGGACGATTTCGACCAGTACTGGGAGAAGGGCCTGGCCGAGCTGGGCGGGATCGATCCGGAGACCGCGTTCGAGCCGGCGACGGACTTCCCGCTGCCGTTCGCGCGGGCCGAGCACCTGTACTTCAACGGCACCGGCGGTTACCGCGTGCACGCCAAGGTGATCCGCCCGCAGAACCCGACCGGCCCGGCCGTGCTGATGTTCCACGGGTACGGCGGTGAGCAGCCGAAGTGGGTCGACCTGCTCCCGTACGCCGCGCGCGGATTCACCATCGCGGCGCTGGACGTCCGCGAGCAGGTCGCGTTCCGGACCACCTCGCAGCAGCCGAACAGCTTCTCGCTGCGCAACCACCTGGTCGAGGGCCTCGACGACGGGCCGGAGGGGCTGCTCTACCGGCACGTCTTCCTCGACACCCGGCGGCTGGCCGACATCATCCGCGCACTGCCCGAGGTGGACCCGGCGCGCGTCGCCACCACCGGCTGGAGCCAGGGCGGCGGACTGAGCCTGGTCGCGGCCGCGCTGACCCCGGAGATCAAGTACGCCGCGAGCGTCTACCCGTTCCTGACCGACTACCGGCGGGCCTGGGATCTGAACCTCGACAAGGATCCGTACAACGAGATCACCACCTGGTTCCGCAAGCGCGATCCGCGCCACCTCCGCGAGGAGGAGGTCTTCACCACCCTCGGGTACATCGACCTACAGCACCTGGCGCCGCGGATCCAGGCGGAGGTCACGCTGTACGTCGGCCTGGAGGACGAGACCTGTCCGCCGTCCACCCAGTACGCGGCGTACAACAAGATCACCTCCGCCAAGGAGGTCCGCTTGTACCCCGACTTCGGCCACGACGACCTGCCGGGCGCGATGGACGAGATCTACCAGCAGATCGGCGCCAAGCTCTGA
- a CDS encoding LCP family protein: protein MSRSTRAAGRRSAPRGSRSRQKAHRARSASKAIGLTLISALIPGSGFVMGGRTKLGAFIITLSLGLLGLAAFIGLTHRDSVVELAVDPSRLLIATAVVVLLGFCWICVVVSSHKLLRPVSVSAVGRLAGSAFVGLLCFGIAVPTTVAAQTVMAQRDLVGNVFQSEGDSKSATRPKVNKKDPWANTPRLNILLLGADDGAGREGTRTDTVMVASIDTKTGDTKLISLSRNFMRMPFPEDSPLHKFYPEGFWDPSLGNVEQPEFYLDAMYRNLPLAHPGALGPSDNEGADVLKVSVGEAMGLKLDYYMQVNLQGFEQLIEALGGITVNINYKVPIGGDYRGPGSADDTLPSRYLQPGPNQHLNGHDGLWFARGRYGLSDPSRQERQRCTIHAIVNSANPANLVTKYQQLASASKKLLRTDIPQEILPAFIDLGRKVKGANVSNVDLDKDKNFPSGKNPDYEAMREIVKNALETKTKPVASTPSSTTTKKPGSTKTTPAKTPAGGTEDLKDACAYHPAKG, encoded by the coding sequence ATGTCGCGGAGTACTCGCGCAGCTGGACGTAGGTCCGCGCCAAGAGGCAGCCGATCACGTCAGAAGGCGCACCGGGCCCGTTCTGCCTCGAAGGCCATCGGGCTGACCCTGATCAGCGCGCTCATCCCGGGCTCCGGCTTCGTGATGGGCGGCCGCACCAAGCTGGGCGCGTTCATCATCACGCTCAGCCTGGGCCTGCTCGGCCTCGCGGCGTTCATCGGCCTGACACACCGTGACTCCGTCGTCGAGCTCGCCGTCGACCCGAGCCGGTTGCTGATCGCGACCGCCGTCGTCGTACTGCTCGGCTTCTGCTGGATCTGCGTCGTCGTCTCGTCCCACAAGCTGCTCCGCCCGGTCAGCGTGAGTGCGGTCGGCCGACTGGCCGGCTCCGCGTTCGTCGGGCTGCTCTGCTTCGGCATCGCCGTCCCGACCACCGTCGCCGCGCAGACCGTGATGGCGCAGCGCGACCTGGTCGGCAACGTGTTCCAGTCCGAGGGCGACTCCAAGAGCGCGACCCGGCCGAAGGTCAACAAGAAGGACCCCTGGGCGAACACTCCCCGGCTGAACATCCTGCTGCTCGGCGCGGACGACGGCGCCGGCCGCGAGGGCACCCGGACCGACACGGTGATGGTCGCCAGCATCGACACCAAGACCGGCGACACGAAGCTGATCTCGCTGAGCCGGAACTTCATGCGGATGCCGTTCCCCGAGGACTCGCCGCTGCACAAGTTCTACCCGGAGGGCTTCTGGGACCCGAGCCTCGGCAACGTCGAGCAGCCTGAGTTCTACCTCGACGCGATGTACCGGAACCTCCCGCTGGCCCACCCGGGTGCGCTCGGTCCGTCGGACAACGAGGGCGCGGACGTACTCAAGGTGTCGGTCGGCGAGGCGATGGGCCTCAAGCTCGACTACTACATGCAGGTCAACCTGCAGGGCTTCGAGCAGCTCATCGAGGCGCTCGGCGGGATCACCGTCAACATCAACTACAAGGTGCCGATCGGCGGCGACTACCGCGGCCCCGGCTCGGCCGACGACACTCTCCCCAGTCGCTACCTGCAGCCCGGCCCGAACCAGCACCTGAACGGCCACGACGGCCTCTGGTTCGCCCGCGGCCGGTACGGTCTGAGCGATCCGTCCCGGCAGGAGCGCCAGCGGTGCACGATCCACGCGATCGTGAACAGCGCGAACCCGGCCAACCTGGTGACGAAGTACCAGCAGCTCGCCTCGGCTAGCAAGAAGCTGCTCCGGACCGACATCCCGCAGGAGATCCTGCCGGCGTTCATCGACCTCGGTAGGAAGGTCAAGGGCGCCAACGTCTCCAACGTGGACCTGGACAAGGACAAGAACTTCCCGAGCGGGAAGAACCCGGACTACGAGGCGATGCGCGAGATCGTCAAGAACGCGCTCGAGACGAAGACCAAGCCGGTCGCCTCGACCCCGTCCAGCACCACCACGAAGAAGCCGGGCAGCACCAAGACGACCCCGGCGAAGACCCCGGCCGGCGGCACCGAGGACCTGAAGGACGCCTGCGCCTACCACCCGGCCAAGGGATAA
- a CDS encoding LLM class flavin-dependent oxidoreductase: MKIGVMLPVGDNEGPDGGVPSWAEVRAIAQAVETNGLDSVWLADHFLYRPGGGDERTYGMHEAWTLLTAVAAVTDRIELGTMVLCGSFRDPGLTAKMAATLDLVSSGRLILGVGAGWHDPEYEAFGLPTDHRVGRFAEWLEILARLLRKENVTFDGKYHQVRDAELVPAPVREIPILVAARRPRMLELTAQWADAWNTAWFGVVDERVKERLGELKAATDASDRPDGAVARTVGIAVRDPEQPAIDEPSPGAVEGTVEELAAALRDYRGLGVDHLIVAVEPVTPRSVERLAEAARLVG, translated from the coding sequence ATGAAGATCGGCGTGATGCTTCCGGTCGGCGACAACGAAGGACCGGACGGCGGAGTACCGAGCTGGGCGGAGGTTCGCGCGATTGCGCAGGCTGTGGAGACGAACGGGCTGGACTCGGTCTGGCTGGCGGATCACTTCCTGTACCGGCCGGGTGGTGGGGACGAGCGGACGTACGGGATGCATGAGGCGTGGACTCTGCTGACTGCTGTGGCCGCGGTGACGGATCGGATCGAGCTCGGGACGATGGTGCTTTGCGGGTCGTTCCGGGATCCGGGGCTGACCGCGAAGATGGCGGCGACGCTTGATCTGGTGTCGAGCGGGCGGTTGATCCTCGGTGTCGGCGCGGGGTGGCACGACCCGGAGTACGAGGCGTTCGGATTGCCGACGGATCACCGGGTCGGGCGGTTCGCCGAGTGGCTGGAGATTTTGGCGCGGCTGCTCAGGAAAGAGAACGTGACGTTCGATGGGAAGTATCACCAGGTGCGGGATGCGGAGCTGGTGCCTGCGCCGGTCAGGGAGATCCCGATCCTGGTGGCGGCTCGACGGCCGAGGATGCTGGAGCTGACGGCGCAGTGGGCTGATGCCTGGAACACGGCGTGGTTCGGGGTGGTGGATGAGCGGGTCAAGGAGCGGTTGGGTGAGTTGAAGGCGGCGACCGATGCTAGCGACCGGCCGGACGGGGCGGTGGCGCGGACGGTCGGGATCGCGGTGCGGGATCCCGAGCAGCCGGCGATCGATGAGCCGAGTCCGGGGGCGGTGGAGGGGACTGTCGAAGAACTGGCGGCGGCGTTGAGGGATTACCGGGGGTTGGGCGTCGATCACCTGATCGTCGCTGTGGAGCCGGTCACACCTCGGTCTGTCGAGCGGTTGGCGGAGGCCGCGCGGTTGGTGGGGTAA
- a CDS encoding PPOX class F420-dependent oxidoreductase, with product MVIPESAREVLESDALGHLVTINPDGSPQVSVVWVGVDGDEIIAAHIPEHRKVKNIRRDARVVLSLETDRMNEMGLVEYLVITGTARITEGGAVQILRELAKTYIGPDADFLPGDDVPAGYVTHITVDKVSGVGPWVKA from the coding sequence ATGGTGATACCGGAGAGTGCGCGCGAGGTACTGGAGTCGGATGCGCTGGGGCATCTGGTCACGATCAACCCGGACGGCAGTCCGCAGGTGTCGGTGGTCTGGGTCGGGGTGGACGGTGACGAGATCATCGCCGCGCATATCCCGGAGCATCGGAAGGTGAAGAACATCCGGCGGGACGCGCGGGTGGTGCTTTCGCTCGAGACGGACCGGATGAACGAGATGGGGCTGGTCGAGTACCTGGTGATCACCGGTACCGCGCGGATCACCGAGGGTGGGGCGGTGCAGATTCTGCGCGAGCTGGCCAAGACCTATATAGGACCCGATGCGGATTTTCTGCCGGGTGACGACGTACCGGCTGGGTACGTCACGCACATCACGGTGGACAAGGTTTCCGGCGTCGGACCGTGGGTGAAGGCATGA
- a CDS encoding beta-L-arabinofuranosidase domain-containing protein, giving the protein MPDSPVEGMPRRDFLGATLAAAGGLAVGMTATPAEAAEPTGGAQPAAATQPGAVSASMPPATRGGYYVPNRTPLQPVPFQKLPPGAIEPRGWLAQQLDLQVNGLCGRYDEVSDFLVYTTNGWVDPAKDAWEELPYWLRGLGDLGYVTGDAAVLAKTKRWIHGIIDTQAADGWFGPERLRTSLENGPDFWPGMPLLAAFRSWYEYSGDERVIPFMTRYLQFQNTQPPEVFNRSWGAFRWGDNIDSAYWLYNRTGDAWLLDLVRKMHAGSADYTNGIPNWHNVNLAQGFREPLQYGLLAGDEKYSAATYRNYATIMGQYGQFPGGGFAGDENSRPGFGDPRQGFETCGIVELMHTFEMLTRFTGDTDWIDRCEELAFNSLPASYDPRQQVMHYITCANSIQLDETVKHGQFQNGFAMQAYKYGVHQYRCCPHNYGMGWPYYAQELWLATTDNGLAASMYAASKVTARVGSGVGTEVTVVQDTEYPFDETISFTVQAAHSTRFPLYLRIPGWATEFSVSVNSARVPAAAQGGWVKLDRTWRSGDRVKLVLPMRVTTRVWTENQKTISVDRGPLTYSLAIDERYETIGGTTEWPELAVYPASPWNYGLVATAAHGATGSGVSGADVAAPSAGDGGGAADGGGGGRGGFEVVRRRVAAGADPFTREGVPLELKARGRRIPEWEADSEGVVGLLQGSPARSVQPMEDITLIPMGAARLRISSFPTVDANGIQWRRRRRITASHVNDGDSLEAADDGRVPSSSADQSIPRFTWWDRRGSTEWIEYDLRESREISQASAYWFDDTGTGQCRVPASWRVLWLDGNTWRPVDQPTQYGVLRDAFNGVRFAPVRAQRFRVEAVLRPTFSGGILSLAFS; this is encoded by the coding sequence ATGCCTGATTCCCCTGTCGAAGGGATGCCCCGTCGTGACTTTCTCGGTGCCACTCTCGCCGCCGCCGGCGGCCTGGCGGTCGGTATGACCGCGACCCCGGCCGAAGCCGCCGAACCAACTGGGGGCGCTCAGCCCGCCGCCGCCACTCAGCCCGGGGCGGTGAGCGCTTCGATGCCGCCCGCGACCCGAGGCGGGTACTACGTCCCCAACCGCACGCCGCTGCAGCCGGTGCCGTTCCAGAAGCTGCCACCGGGAGCGATCGAGCCGCGTGGCTGGTTGGCGCAGCAACTCGATCTGCAGGTCAACGGCCTCTGCGGCCGGTACGACGAGGTCTCCGATTTCCTCGTCTACACGACGAACGGCTGGGTCGACCCGGCCAAGGACGCCTGGGAAGAACTCCCGTACTGGCTGCGAGGCCTCGGTGATCTCGGGTACGTCACCGGCGACGCCGCCGTACTCGCCAAGACGAAGCGATGGATCCACGGCATCATCGACACCCAGGCTGCCGACGGCTGGTTCGGCCCAGAACGGTTGCGCACCTCGCTGGAGAACGGACCCGACTTCTGGCCGGGCATGCCTTTGCTGGCAGCGTTCAGGTCCTGGTACGAGTACTCCGGCGACGAGCGGGTGATCCCGTTCATGACGCGCTATCTGCAGTTCCAGAACACGCAGCCGCCGGAGGTGTTCAACCGGTCCTGGGGCGCGTTCCGCTGGGGCGACAACATCGACAGCGCGTACTGGCTGTACAACCGCACCGGTGATGCCTGGCTGCTCGACCTGGTCCGCAAGATGCACGCCGGTTCGGCCGACTACACCAACGGCATTCCGAACTGGCACAACGTGAACCTGGCGCAGGGGTTCCGTGAACCCTTGCAGTACGGACTTCTGGCCGGCGACGAGAAGTACAGCGCGGCGACGTACCGGAACTACGCGACGATCATGGGCCAGTACGGGCAGTTCCCGGGCGGTGGATTCGCCGGGGACGAGAACTCCCGGCCGGGGTTCGGTGATCCACGCCAAGGTTTCGAGACGTGCGGGATCGTCGAGCTGATGCACACGTTCGAGATGCTGACCCGCTTCACTGGCGACACGGACTGGATCGACCGGTGCGAGGAACTCGCATTCAACTCGTTGCCTGCGTCGTACGACCCGCGTCAGCAGGTCATGCACTACATCACCTGCGCCAACAGCATCCAGCTGGACGAGACGGTGAAGCACGGGCAGTTCCAGAACGGTTTCGCCATGCAGGCTTACAAGTACGGCGTCCATCAGTACCGGTGCTGTCCGCACAACTACGGCATGGGTTGGCCGTACTACGCGCAGGAACTGTGGCTGGCGACGACCGACAACGGGTTGGCGGCTTCGATGTACGCCGCGAGCAAGGTGACCGCGCGGGTCGGTTCGGGAGTCGGGACCGAGGTCACTGTCGTGCAGGACACGGAGTACCCGTTCGACGAGACGATCAGCTTCACAGTGCAGGCGGCGCACAGCACACGTTTTCCGTTGTACCTGCGGATTCCTGGCTGGGCGACGGAGTTCTCCGTGTCGGTGAACTCTGCCCGGGTGCCCGCTGCCGCCCAAGGCGGGTGGGTCAAGCTCGATCGCACCTGGCGCTCGGGCGATCGGGTGAAGCTGGTGCTGCCGATGCGGGTCACTACTCGCGTCTGGACGGAAAATCAGAAAACGATTTCGGTGGACCGCGGGCCGCTGACCTACTCACTGGCGATCGACGAGCGCTACGAAACCATCGGCGGCACCACCGAGTGGCCCGAACTCGCCGTCTACCCGGCTTCCCCTTGGAACTACGGCTTGGTGGCAACCGCTGCTCACGGCGCGACCGGGTCGGGAGTGAGTGGCGCGGATGTCGCCGCGCCGAGCGCGGGTGATGGGGGTGGCGCTGCGGACGGAGGTGGTGGCGGGCGCGGAGGGTTCGAGGTTGTTCGGCGGCGGGTGGCGGCGGGGGCTGATCCGTTTACTCGGGAGGGGGTGCCGCTGGAGTTGAAGGCGCGGGGACGGCGGATTCCGGAGTGGGAGGCTGATAGCGAGGGTGTGGTCGGGCTGTTGCAGGGCAGTCCGGCGCGGTCGGTTCAGCCGATGGAGGACATCACGCTGATTCCGATGGGGGCGGCTCGGTTGCGGATCAGTTCGTTCCCGACAGTCGATGCCAACGGCATCCAATGGCGTCGCCGGAGGCGGATCACCGCGTCGCATGTGAACGACGGGGATTCGCTGGAAGCCGCGGACGACGGACGCGTTCCGTCCTCGTCTGCCGACCAGTCGATCCCGCGCTTCACCTGGTGGGATCGGCGCGGCTCGACGGAGTGGATCGAGTACGACCTGCGCGAGAGCCGGGAGATCTCGCAGGCTTCGGCGTACTGGTTCGATGACACCGGGACCGGGCAGTGCAGGGTTCCCGCGTCGTGGCGGGTTCTGTGGCTCGACGGAAACACCTGGCGCCCGGTCGACCAGCCCACGCAGTACGGCGTATTGCGTGATGCCTTCAATGGCGTTCGGTTCGCGCCGGTGCGGGCACAGCGGTTCCGGGTCGAGGCCGTACTCCGGCCAACCTTCTCAGGCGGAATCCTGAGCCTCGCCTTCAGCTGA
- a CDS encoding LacI family DNA-binding transcriptional regulator yields the protein MVERKPVLKQQPARILDVAALAGVSVGTASKALNDTGQLSPATRERVRRAADQLGFTPDTRGRALQSGRTFTVALLTTDSSGRFSNPIMRGVEDVLSAGELATILCDTRDDPLREQHYLRSLAARRVDGIVVTGRRTEPRTPIDVSLPVVYALAASTDRADTSVIVDEQQGAASVVEHLRGLGRTRIAHVTGPDNHRSAAERASGVVDHAGTIFAGEVLFGDWSEQWGRQATDLLLRRHPELDAITCGSDQIARGACDRLRELGRAVPEDIAVTGYDNWPVMALASRPPLTSVDLQLEELGRHSAQLLLEAIAGTRRHGILELPTRLVPRESTLGL from the coding sequence ATGGTGGAGAGGAAGCCGGTGCTGAAGCAACAGCCGGCACGCATCCTCGATGTCGCCGCGCTGGCCGGGGTCTCTGTCGGGACAGCCTCGAAAGCACTGAACGACACGGGTCAGCTGAGCCCCGCCACGCGTGAGCGCGTACGCCGGGCCGCGGACCAACTCGGCTTCACACCAGATACCCGCGGGCGGGCCTTGCAGTCAGGTCGGACCTTCACCGTCGCGCTGCTCACCACCGACAGTTCGGGCCGGTTCAGCAACCCGATCATGCGTGGCGTCGAGGATGTGCTCAGCGCCGGTGAGTTGGCGACCATCCTGTGTGACACCCGGGACGACCCACTGCGCGAGCAGCACTATCTGCGCTCGCTGGCCGCGCGAAGAGTCGACGGGATCGTCGTCACCGGCCGGCGCACCGAGCCACGGACTCCGATCGACGTCTCCCTGCCAGTTGTCTACGCGCTGGCCGCGTCGACAGATCGGGCCGATACCTCGGTGATCGTCGACGAGCAGCAAGGTGCGGCTTCCGTCGTCGAGCACTTGCGGGGTCTCGGCCGCACTCGGATCGCGCACGTGACCGGGCCCGACAACCACCGCTCCGCGGCCGAACGCGCGAGCGGGGTCGTCGATCACGCCGGGACGATCTTCGCCGGCGAGGTCCTCTTCGGTGACTGGAGCGAGCAGTGGGGACGGCAGGCCACGGATCTGTTGCTGCGCAGGCATCCGGAGCTTGACGCGATCACCTGTGGAAGCGACCAGATCGCCCGCGGGGCCTGCGATCGCCTTCGCGAACTCGGCCGGGCTGTTCCGGAAGACATCGCCGTGACGGGCTACGACAACTGGCCGGTGATGGCACTCGCGAGCCGGCCGCCGCTCACGTCGGTCGACCTGCAGTTGGAGGAGTTGGGTCGCCACAGCGCACAACTGCTCCTCGAGGCGATCGCCGGCACTCGCCGGCACGGCATCCTCGAACTCCCCACCCGGCTGGTCCCGCGAGAGTCGACCCTCGGCCTCTGA